A window of the Aspergillus flavus chromosome 6, complete sequence genome harbors these coding sequences:
- a CDS encoding fungal-specific transcription factor domain-containing protein, with the protein MSYDYTVASMEPGLPPVDELHRLIELFFKVYHPIYPFLDRGMIRLLVSESSDMSQRSARSRRVSKTSRLMLLYLITILGTMAGPTVFQQHLNTYLSYCHTLVGHLILQPSIESVQALLLFSITLRLRDQLSQAWDVLTLAISMSQTLRLAHLSAHLRTIHDKGSGSNMNPMRTWWALYVFEKFLAFDSGRQSTLDDPRLSSVGRQDPTEPMNNEKALVLQDYENFLTSLANVLREMQHRSWHTWRTESLDTTSDADARASKIRTAGAIDTLLWEWRGSLPSEYQVGTSSSADVQLTPQWAFLSFYYHQAVIVLYRNTLLLDWSEVKREVDRYGSGEPWHLRLRNGPQICLEAAKGMTNLQVMVTEADEPSFLVLGTSPLAAAYVLAVHIRRQPATILSRTHFELLSDMALQSSVEFSTDPVENHLTPMTIPNPLESPPLSWGSFDLLSWDWNDLVPQT; encoded by the exons ATGTCGTACGACTACACCGTTGCTTCTATGGAGCCGGGATTGCCGCCCGTAGACGAGCTCCACCGGTTGATCGAACTCTTCTTCAAGGTTTATCATCCAATCTATCCGTTTCTCGACCGGGGAATGATACGGTTGCTCGTAAGTGAATCATCTGACATGTCACAGCGTAGTGCAAGAAGTCGTAGGGTTAGCAAGACTTCTCGGTTGATGCTCCTTTATCTAATCACGATCTTGGGCACAATGGCAGGCCCAACCGTGTTTCAGCAGCATCTCAACACATATCTAAGTTACTGTCACACGCTCGTGGGTCACCTCATCCTGCAGCCATCAATAGAGTCGGTTCAGGcactcctccttttctcaATCACTCTTCGTCTCCGCGACCAACTATCGCAGGCATGGGATGTGCTCACGCTCGCTATCTCCATGTCGCAGACCTTGAGGCTTGCCCATCTTAGTGCTCACCTGCGAACCATCCATGACAAGGGGTCAGGCAGCAACATGAATCCCATGCGCACATGGTGGGCCCTGTACGTATTTGAGAAATTTCTCGCCTTCGACTCTGGTCGGCAGTCCACCCTGGACGATCCAAGATTATCATCCGTAGGGCGACAAGACCCAACAGAGCCGATGAATAATGAAAAGGCGCTTGTGCTCCAAGATTATGAGAATTTCCTAACCAGCCTGGCAAATGTATTGCGCGAAATGCAACATCGTTCATGGCATACATGGCGGACGGAGAGTCTAGATACAACGAGCGACGCGGATGCCCGTGCGAGCAAGATTCGTACCGCGGGCGCAATCGACACCTTGCTGTGGGAATGGAGAGGAAGTCTGCCCTCTGAATATCA GGTCGGGACGTCTAGCTCCGCCGATGTGCAACTTACACCTCAATGGGCTTTCCTCTCCTTTTACTATCACCAAGC GGTCATTGTATTGTATCGGAACACTCTTCTGCTGGATTGGAGTGAGGTGAAAAGGGAGGTCGATCGGTATGGATCCGGGGAACCGTGGCATTTACGGCTTCGCAATGGGCCCCAAATATGTCTTGAGGCCGCAAAGGGCATGACAAACTTACAAGTCATGGTGACAGAGGCCGATGAACCCAGCTTTTTGGTCCTAGGCACTTCACCACTGGCAGCGGCCTACGTCTTAGCCGTCCATATTCGTCGCCAGCCAGCCACTATCTTGAGCCGGACGCACTTTGAG CTACTAAGCGATATGGCCCTTCAGTCTTCAGTCGAATTCAGCACGGATCCCGTGGAGAATCATCTTACCCCGATGACCATTCCGAATCCGCTCGAATCTCCCCCACTCTCGTGGGGATCCTTCGACTTGCTGAGTTGGGATTGGAATGACCTCGTTCCGCAGACCTAA
- a CDS encoding putative cytochrome P450: MSWPRIGAYALLAFVAIMALNVTYQFLFRMLNKTRPPLVFHWIPFIGSTIHYGMDPYGFFFSCREKYGDIFTFILLGRPTTVYLGTQGNEFILNGKLKDVNAEEVYSPLTTPVFGSDVVYDCPNSKLIEQKKFIKFGLSQAALEAHVPLIEKEVEDYLAMSPNFHGTSGEVDIPAAMAEITIFTAGSALQGEEVRSKLTTEFAVLYHDLDKGFTPINFMLPWAPLPHNKKRDAAHARMRSIYIDIINKRRNAGDNVPEKLDMIGNLMQCTYKNGQPLPDKEIAHIMITLLMAGQHSSSSISSWIMLRLASQPAVVEELYQEQLANLERTGPNGSLAPLQYKDFDNLPLHQNVIRETLRLHSSIHSLLRKVKNPLPVPGTPYVIPTSHVLLAAPGVTALSDEYFPNAMAWDPHRWETQAPQENNKDDIVDYGYGAMSKGTSSPYLPFGAGRHRCIGEKFAYLNLAVIVATMVRHLRFSNLDGQTGVPDTDYSSLFSGPMKPARIRWERRAAKSG; the protein is encoded by the exons ATGTCCTGGCCTCGGATTGGGGCCTATGCCCTGCTGGCTTTTGTGGCAATCATGGCCCTGAATGTCACCTATCAATTCCTGTTTCGCATGCTGAACAAGACTAGGCCGCCTCTGGTCTTCCACTGGATCCCATTCATCGGCAGCACAATCCACTATGGAATGGATCCGTacggcttcttcttttcctgtcgCGAGAAG TACGGCGACATCTTTACCTTTATTCTCCTAGGACGTCCCACCACAGTGTACCTGGGCACGCAGGGCAACGAATTCATCCTCAATGGCAAGCTGAAAGACGTGAACGCGGAGGAGGTGTACAGCCCCTTGACAACGCCAGTATTCGGGTCGGATGTGGTTTATGATTGCCCCAATTCCAAGCTCATTgaacagaagaagttcaTCAAATTCGGTCTCTCCCAGGCTGCGCTGGAGGCTCACGTGCCgttgattgagaaggaggtcGAGGACTATCTTGCCATGTCCCCCAATTTCCACGGAACATCGGGGGAGGTGGATATCCCAGCGGCTATGGCGGAGATCACTATCTTTACTGCAGGAAGCGCTTTGCAGGGAGAGGAAGTGCGGTCTAAACTCACGACAGAGTTTGCGGTTCTCTACCACGATTTGGATAAGGGGTTTACCCCGATTAACTTCATGCTACCCTGGGCCCCCCTCCCGCATAATAAGAAACGCGATGCTGCCCATGCTCGGATGCGTTCTATCTACATTGATATTATCAACAAGCGGCGAAATGCCGGTGACAACGTCCCGGAGAAGTTAGATATGATTGGAAACTTGATGCAGTGCACCTACAAGAACGGACAGCCATTGCCGGATAAAGAGATTGCCCACATCATGATCACGCTGCTGATGGCTGGCCAGCactcctcatcttcaattAGTTCCTGGATCATGCTGCGCCTGGCCTCCCAGCCCGCGGTCGTCGAGGAACTCTACCAAGAGCAGCTGGCCAACCTCGAGCGCACGGGTCCTAACGGCAGTCTGGCTCCGCTACAATACAAGGACTTCGACAACCTCCCGCTACACCAAAATGTGATCCGAGAGACCCTCCGTCTTCATTCGTCCATTCACTCCCTCCTGCGCAAAGTCAAGAACCCGCTCCCGGTTCCTGGCACGCCCTACGTTATTCCTACCTCCCATGTCTTGCTCGCCGCACCAGGAGTCACAGCCCTGAGCGATGAATATTTCCCCAATGCCATGGCATGGGACCCGCACCGGTGGGAAACACAGGCACCTCAGGAAAACAATAAGGATGACATAGTCGACTACGGATACGGCGCAATGTCCAAGGGCACTTCCAGTCCATATCTCCCCTTTGGAGCGGGACGCCACCGCTGCATCGGGGAGAAATTTGCCTATCTTAATCTGGCTGTGATTGTGGCCACTATGGTGCGTCACCTGCGGTTTTCAAACCTGGATGGACAGACAGGTGTACCTGACACCGATTATTCATCGCTTTTTTCGGGGCCGATGAAGCCTGCACGAATCCGCTGGGAACGTCGGGCTGCAAAATCGGGATAA
- a CDS encoding putative ankyrin repeat domain protein — MEVKRSLLKTQDDPIAKCLQRIPSDIPALKKYLYPGFATDRLYHNDYIHKQPGVPCDECKCDLSRLRRREDPKNTNPKYIRVHRGVIASGGMVIKDANQRDNLAGKYGVLCFETEAAGTLADLPALVIRGIADYCDSHKNDLWHGDDMSPNSPVANTASPSQIAPLAHLFQQMQTLRLTASRLKPSISDRRKELVAWIGGTVTDDEYHAALSAQIPGTCRWILQRTQFKAWAALTSEVSKVLWIRGGPGCGKTILTASIIRHVTSLHSTGSIPAAYFFCRDEDDRKRDLNEIARSWVQQIVNKMDDAVSMVYPLCEQNKSRAATMMEIWDILYRVCHGIHNCMLFLDGLDECVISGDPWHQDKASFLAHLWRTISGTTARVLISSRSDTEIHSQFLSARQDTITFLEHNIAIEDTAQDIIDYSTSIVNERLGVNKDQDFISEISKDVARKCDGMFLWVRLMGKQLFPGKNKNQIRRTLDSMPQGLEQTYRREIHSIINLGISEKTWAIGILRWTYFAARPLTVRELTEALLTETNTLTTFPFHEMPDTWDEYYVNDQIRRYCQSLIDIRGSPAASITTHTVHFIHTSVKEFLSQTSICAMNQGFSFSEVAKEHELLARTCLTYLCLDDVAVDDPYDLHTLQDIKETFQFLEYASLCWYDHMSRSENGHWRLEQFIRVLFDPSSTRWMMWSEMISQNLWPGSTLHPIKEHNGPTPLPIVSCLGLLDTVKWLLSLGSDIDATVGRFGSALHSAAARCQKNTAQFLLENGADRNKQGGMYGYPIVAAAAAAKYNPRESADIVDMLLKAGADISCRDQRGCSALHHTAAVGSEETLSILLRNGATVDDHNGRQRTPLFFAAAHGHKLITELLIQRGAEVSTRDVHNRTPLLAAIQNGHIPIVEVLTKHGVDVRTQDNDGLTPLHIAVELGHSQMVDLLLRHGADANAADKDGETPVYVAALSGHNTILQNLIRHQGQVNCKDSLEAWTPLHAACAEAKEATTVQLLLDNGAEVDAADSHGATPLFYAAENGSPAIIELLIQYGAQVNATKEDGLTPIHAALGGVQPLAVEALLKHGGCNLTSDDCVSLRGNSPLMVAIMKEEYHPVVQPLVRAGVWVNSRNTAGLAPIHLATLVGDVGILELLLENNAAVNALADKGFTPLHLAVSEGKRDIIQLLIDSNAAINALTDEGLTPLHVAVMGGKRDIVQLLLDNGADVNAEKNGITPIYRAIHNKDELITTSLIRHGAEVDAPLALAIKQGDEDIVRFILQHGPEIGPEYLIYGNRSGHDHILQLMVEHFLAKDAID, encoded by the exons ATGGAGGTGAAGCGATCCCTTCTGAAGACACAGGATGATCCAATTGCAAAATGTCTTCAACGCATACCTAGTGATATACCCGCCCTAAAAAAGTATCTTTACCCGGGCTTTGCAACAGATCGCCTCTACCACAATGACTATATCCACAAGCAACCCGGCGTCCCTTGCGACGAGTGCAAGTGTGATCTTTCGAGGCTCAGGCGACGTGAAGACCCTAAAAATACGAACCCTAAATATATTCGTGTTCACCGAGGGGTGATTGCTTCGGGCGGAATGGTTATTAAAGATGCCAACCAAAGAGATAACTTGGCTGGAAAGTACGGCGTTCTGTGCTTTGAGACAGAGGCTGCAGGAACTCTGGCAGACCTACCTGCCTTGGTGATCCGTGGGATCGCAGACTATTGTGACTCCCATAAGAATGACCTGTGGCATGG TGACGATATGTCGCCCAATAGCCCGGTGGCTAACACAGCATCGCCGAGCCAGATAGCCCCTTTGGCGCACTTATTCCAACAGATGCAAACACTGCGACTAACGGCTTCTCGCCTCAAGCCGTCCATAAGTGACCGGCGGAAGGAACTTGTTGCCTGGATTGGTGGTACAGTGACAGATGACGAGTATCACGCAGCTCTATCGGCGCAAATACCCGGCACATGCCGTTGGATCTTACAGCGCACCCAGTTCAAAGCATGGGCAGCCTTGACTTCTGAAGTCTCAAAGGTGCTTTGGATTCGTGGAGGTCCGGGATGTGGCAAAACCATTTTGACTGCGAGCATCATACGGCATGTCACAAGTTTACACTCAACCGGCTCAATTCCAGCAGCGTATTTCTTCTGCCGGGACGAGGACGATCGAAAGCGAGATCTAAACGAGATTGCACGTTCCTGGGTTCAGCAAATAGTGAACAAAATGGATGACGCAGTAAGTATGGTATACCCGCTATGTGAGCAAAACAAATCGCGGGCGGCCACCATGATGGAAATTTGGGACATATTGTACCGAGTATGTCATGGCATACATAATTGTATGCTCTTTCTGGACGGGTTGGACGAGTGTGTAATATCGGGTGATCCATGGCATCAAGATAAGGCAAGCTTTCTTGCGCACCTATGGAGAACAATAAGTGGAACAACAGCAAGAGTCCTCATATCCAGCAGAAGTGATACAGAGATCCATTCTCAATTTCTCTCAGCCCGTCAGGATACAATCACTTTCCTTGAGCACAACATCGCCATTGAGGACACCGCACAGGATATCATTGACTACTCAACTAGCATTGTTAACGAAAGACTTGGGGTAAATAAAGACCAGGACTTTATTTCCGAGATTTCCAAGGATGTTGCCCGCAAATGTGATGGCATGTTTTTGTGGGTACGGCTTATGGGGAAACAACTTTTTCCcggaaagaataaaaatcaaATTCGACGCACATTGGATAGTATGCCACAAGGATTGGAGCAAACGTATCGAAGAGAGATACactctattataaatcttgGCATTAGTGAAAAGACGTGGGCCATTGGAATCCTCCGGTGGACATATTTTGCTGCCCGCCCCCTCACTGTGCGAGAGTTAACAGAGGCACTACTCACAGAAACCAATACCTTGACCACATTTCCATTCCATGAGATGCCGGATACATGGGACGAATACTACGTCAATGATCAAATACGAAGATACTGCCAGTCCCTAATCGATATACGGGGCTCTCCTGCAGCTAGCATCACAACTCATACAGTTCACTTCATACACACATCAGTGAAGGAATTCCTTTCTCAGACAAGCATATGTGCGATGAACCAAGGCTTTTCGTTCTCAGAAGTGGCAAAAGAGCATGAGCTACTCGCTAGAACCTGTCTCACATACCTTTGTCTCGATGACGTTGCCGTGGATGATCCGTATGACTTGCACACCTTACAAGACATAAAGGAGACGTTCCAATTTTTGGAATATGCATCCTTGTGTTGGTATGACCATATGTCTCGAAGTGAAAATGGTCATTGGAGATTAGAACAGTTTATTCGAGTGTTGTTCGATCCATCTTCGACTCGCTGGATGATGTGGTCAGAAATGATTAGCCAAAATCTATGGCCAGGTTCTACTCTGCATCCAATTAAAGAGCATAACGGGCCTACTCCTCTCCCTATAGTATCATGTCTTGGCTTGTTGGATACCGTGAAATGGCTCCTCTCCCTCGGCTCGGATATTGATGCGACGGTAGGGAGGTTCGGCTCCGCACTGCATTCTGCTGCCGCGCGATGCCAAAAGAATACCGCCCAGTTTCTGCTGGAAAATGGTGCTGATAGGAATAAGCAAGGGGGGATGTATGGCTATCCTATTGtggcagctgcagctgcggCCAAGTATAATCCTCGGGAGTCGGCAGACATCGTGGATATGCTTCTCAAAGCCGGAGCGGATATTTCCTGCCGTGACCAAAGAGGGTGTAGTGCGCTTCATCATACTGCAGCTGTGGGATCTGAAGAAACCTTAAGTATCCTTCTTCGGAATGGAGCCACAGTTGACGATCATAATGGTCGCCAACGTACGCCGCTATTTTTTGCCGCAGCGCACGGCCATAAGTTGATCACAGAACTTCTCATCCAAAGAGGGGCTGAAGTGTCTACCAGAGATGTACACAACCGAACACCACTTCTTGCCGCTATTCAAAATGGTCATATACCTATTGTTGAGGTCCTGACTAAACATGGTGTCGATGTAAGGACACAAGACAACGATGGCCTCACACCGCTACATATTGCGGTAGAGTTAGGCCACTCGCAGATGGTTGATCTTCTGCTCCGCCATGGAGCGGATGCAAATGCTGCCGACAAGGATGGAGAGACACCAGTCTATGTCGCAGCGCTCAGCGGGCACAATACAATTCTTCAAAATTTGATCCGGCACCAGGGACAAGTCAACTGCAAGGATTCCCTCGAGGCATGGACGCCATTGCACGCAGCCTGTGCAGAGGCAAAAGAGGCCACCACCGTACAGCTCCTGTTAGATAATGGAGCGGAGGTGGATGCTGCTGATAGCCATGGGGCTACCCCGTTGTTTTATGCTGCTGAAAATGGTTCTCCAGCTATTATCGAACTTCTTATTCAATACGGTGCACAGGTAAACGCAACAAAGGAAGATGGTCTGACGCCAATACATGCCGCGCTTGGAGGAGTACAACCGTTGGCAGTTGAGGCTCTATTAAAGCATGGAGGATGTAATCTTACCAGTGACGACTGTGTCTCTCTACGTGGGAATAGTCCGTTGATGGTCGCAATCatgaaggaagaatatcACCCTGTTGTCCAACCCCTTGTTAGAGCTGGTGTGTGGGTGAACTCTCGCAATACTGCGGGGCTAGCACCTATACATCTCGCTACACTGGTTGGAGATGTGGGAATCCTTGAACTTCTCTTAGAGAATAATGCGGCCGTGAACGCTTTGGCTGATAAAGGCTTCACGCCATTACATCTTGCTGTAAGCGAGGGGAAACGGGATATCATTCagttattaatagatagtaatgCGGCCATAAACGCTTTAACTGATGAAGGTTTGACGCCATTACATGTTGCTGTAATGGGGGGGAAACGGGATATCGTTCAGTTATTACTAGACAATGGTGCGGATGTGAATGCAGAGAAGAATGGGATAACACCGATATATCGAGCTATTCACAACAAGGACGAGCTCATTACTACAAGCCTCATTCGACATGGCGCTGAGGTAGATGCACCACTGGCGTTGGCAATCAAACAAGGTGATGAGGATATAGTTCGATTTATCCTCCAGCATGGGCCAGAAATTGGTCCAGAATATCTGATCTATGGTAACCGTTCTGGGCATGATCACATTTTGCAGCTTATGGTAGAGCACTTTCTTGCAAAGGACGCCATTGACTAG
- a CDS encoding salicylate hydroxylase, whose protein sequence is MGSVESSKDFTVTIVGGGIGGLVLAAGLLRRKVPVRIYEAASAFAEIGLGLSIGPAAHRAMPLIDPQIREIYDSLVTTHADSPGFEHFRQTWFEIVWASGDREGETLMNLKALPSGQTTLRRADFLDALVNLIPPEIVQFGKRLDSLEETAEGVSLRFDDGTTAVADVVVGCDGIKSKVKESMLPEESREKQPQYSGMYGYRAVLDMDEMVEAVGEQRARVSTMYVGNGAYGISYPIMRAKKVNFGLYILSEKWDCDTWVRPAKREEMRQDASNMGRYVNALIERMPDPSQWAIFEHPHISTYSRSKVAILGDAAHASTPHQGAGAGQAIEDAHVLAELLGDARVTKPEDVVAAFKAYDEVRRPRSQRVVTSSKENAYLLCLCLDGVGDDEEKLKDTWNQRLRWLWDLDIQEQAEEARKKMVEHMRA, encoded by the exons ATGGGCAGCGTGGAATCAAGCAAGGATTTTACCGTCACTATTGTCGGCGGTGGGATTGGTGGCCTGGTGCTTGCCGCCGGTCTCCTACGACGCAAAGTGCCCGTCCGGATCTACGAAGCGGCGTCCGCCTTCGCTGAGATCGGGCTTGGCTTGTCGATTGGCCCTGCCGCTCACCGTGCTATGCCCCTCATTGACCCGCAAATCCGAGAAATCTATGACTCTCTCGTCACCACTCACGCAGATAGCCCTGGCTTCGAGCACTTCCGCCAAACATGGTTTGAGATCGTATGGGCCAGCGGCGACCGTGAGGGTGAGACGCTGATGAACCTGAAGGCGCTTCCGTCCGGGCAGACAACGTTGCGCCGAGCGGACTTTCTCGATGCACTAGTGAATCTAATTCCTCCCGAGATTGTGCAATTCGGGAAACGGCTTGACAGTCTCGAAGAGACAGCTGAGGGTGTATCCTTGCGATTTGATGATGGCACGACAGCCGTCGCTGATGTCGTCGTTGGGTGTGATGGTATTAAATCCAAAGTGAAGGAGTCGATGCTGCCAGAAGAGTCAAGGGAGAAACAGCCCCAGTACAGTGGAATGTACGGGTATCGCGCTGTGCTGGACATGGACGAGATGGTGGAGGCTGTCGGCGAGCAACGTGCGAGGGTGTCCACCATGTATGTCGGCAACGGGGCTTACGGTATCTCATATCCGATCATGCGGGCCAAGAAAGTAAATTTCGGCTTATATATCTTGAGTGAGAAATGGGATTGTGACACCTGGGTTCGGCCAGCCAAGAGGGAAGAGATGCGACAGGATGCCAGTAATATGGGCAGATACGTGAATGCCCTCATTGAG CGCATGCCCGACCCCTCTCAATGGGCGATTTTCGAGCATCCGCATATCTCCACGTACTCCCGGTCTAAGGTTGCCATCCTTGGAGACGCCGCACATGCCTCTACACCGCATCAGGGCGCTGGTGCCGGACAGGCTATCGAAGATGCGCATGTTCTTGCTGAGCTCCTCGGAGATGCACGTGTTACTAAGCCAGAGGATGTTGTAGCTGCGTTCAAGGCGTATGATGAGGTCCGACGACCGCGAAGCCAGAGGGTGGTTACTAGTAGCAAGGAAAATGCGTACCTCCTCTGTTTGTGCTTGGATGGTGTaggtgatgatgaagagaaacTCAAGGACACGTGGAACCAACGCCTTCGCTGGCTGTGGGATCTGGATATACAGGAGCAGGCGGAGGAagccagaaagaagatgGTCGAACACATGCGAGCATGA
- a CDS encoding Alpha/Beta hydrolase protein yields the protein MKEFKDVQVIYKPLSQPKIGLGYQGFNPRTEILPKGWSNEGKRPLTCDILVEHDVGYKVRDGVTLYADVLRPPTGRVPAIVCWSPFGKKFNGSDALNLMAPYNLGLRDDALSGLEKFEAPDPAFWVEKGYAIVNVDNRGSFDSEGSCAVLGTQEGEDGHDVIECIAQEPWCTGNIGMAGNSHLAQSQWFIAAQQPPSLKAIAPWEGCADMYRETFVRGGIYCGDLFDELISKYVIHGREIEGIRAMFDKYPLANDYWNDKRAEIEKIDIPTYITGTWSNTMHGMGAIRGWLKVKTSNKWLRFHPYQEWYDLWGCPESTQELLQFFDRYLNGLDNNWESTPRVRMALLKFGQTPSIGGIVEQDFPIPNTEYKKAYLEPNEQLAFHKPTNRLALSYDATSQTDFLKFRYTFDRTTRIMGMPKAVLYMSCQEHDDMDVFVILRKVSSTGEPMLCLNVPWEGLPVKSFHEIPEKLRTEVILYKGPTGILRASQRAIDHDKSMHPNWPFHPHDREERIPPGQIIKLEIGIWATGIEFQAGESIQFEIAGHFRGVSNFGRPGHVKNKGRHIVHIGGGHDSHVLLPFC from the coding sequence ATGAAGGAGTTCAAAGACGTTCAAGTCATCTACAAACCCTTGAGCCAGCCCAAAATAGGGTTGGGTTACCAAGGATTCAATCCGCGTACCGAAATCTTGCCCAAGGGGTGGTCAAACGAGGGAAAGCGACCCTTGACGTGTGATATCCTCGTTGAACATGACGTCGGGTACAAGGTGCGCGATGGAGTCACCCTGTATGCGGACGTTCTTCGTCCTCCCACCGGCCGGGTCCCGGCTATTGTTTGCTGGAGTCCCTTCGGAAAGAAGTTCAACGGCTCCGACGCGTTGAATCTGATGGCTCCGTACAATTTGGGCCTCCGCGATGACGCGCTCAGTGGTTTGGAGAAATTCGAGGCGCCGGATCCCGCCTTTTGGGTGGAAAAGGGATACGCGATTGTCAATGTGGATAATAGGGGCAGCTTTGACTCGGAGGGTTCGTGTGCGGTGCTAGGAACgcaggaaggagaagatggtcatGATGTGATCGAATGTATCGCCCAAGAGCCGTGGTGCACTGGAAACATTGGGATGGCCGGCAATTCCCACCTTGCACAAAGCCAATGGTTTATTGCCGCCCAGCAGCCACCATCACTGAAAGCTATTGCGCCTTGGGAAGGCTGCGCAGATATGTACCGCGAGACCTTTGTTCGTGGCGGTATCTACTGTGGCGATCTCTTCGATGAACTCATTTCGAAATATGTCATACACGGTCGCGAGATCGAGGGCATCCGGGCCATGTTCGACAAATACCCGCTCGCGAATGACTACTGGAACGATAAGCGCGCTGAGATCGAAAAGATTGATATCCCGACATACATCACCGGCACGTGGTCCAATACTATGCATGGCATGGGAGCCATTCGAGGATGGCTCAAGGTGAAGACGTCCAACAAGTGGCTCCGATTCCATCCCTACCAGGAATGGTATGACCTGTGGGGGTGTCCGGAGTCCACCCAGGAGCTACTTCAGTTCTTCGATCGGTACCTCAATGGGCTTGACAACAACTGGGAGAGCACACCCCGCGTGCGCATGGCGTTGTTGAAATTCGGCCAAACGCCATCGATAGGCGGCATCGTGGAGCAGGACTTTCCCATTCCGAATACTGAATACAAGAAGGCGTACCTCGAGCCCAATGAACAGTTGGCCTTCCACAAGCCTACAAACAGGCTCGCCTTGTCGTACGATGCAACATCCCAAACAGACTTCTTGAAATTCAGGTACACGTTTGATAGAACGACGCGAATCATGGGCATGCCAAAGGCAGTCCTGTACATGTCATGTCAGGAACATGATGATATGGATGTTTTTGTTATCCTTCGCAAGGTATCGTCCACAGGCGAGCCTATGTTGTGCTTAAACGTGCCGTGGGAAGGTCTGCCAGTCAAGTCATTCCACGAAATACCTGAGAAGCTGCGGACAGAAGTTATTCTCTATAAAGGACCGACGGGCATACTCCGGGCGTCGCAACGCGCAATTGACCACGACAAGTCAATGCACCCTAACTGGCCTTTCCACCCACATGACCGAGAGGAGCGCATTCCACCCGGACAAATCATCAAGCTTGAGATTGGCATTTGGGCAACAGGTATCGAGTTCCAGGCTGGAGAAAGTATACAGTTTGAAATTGCGGGGCACTTTCGAGGTGTCTCCAACTTTGGGAGACCAGGGCATGTCAAGAACAAAGGCCGGCATATTGTTCATATCGGAGGGGGACACGATAGCCATGTACTTTTGCCCTTCTGCTAG